Part of the Pyrobaculum calidifontis JCM 11548 genome, CTACTCCGGAGTGGACATAGGCGAGGGGAGAGAGGGCTATGTGGTGTTTGAGGTCAACGCGAGCCCCGACTGGCGGGGGTTTAAACAAGCCACTGGGATAAACCCCGCCGTGTACTTAGCCGACTACATAGAGCGCGTGGCTAGGCGATAATTATTTTACCTCCCACGAGAGCGGCCCTGTGACTAAGTGGATTTTGAAGTGCATGACATGCGGCGAAGAGAGGATACTCGACGTGGGGTTTAATCTGGCCCTCTTTGGGGGGAAGCTCTTCATATACTGCAGGCGTTGTAAGGCCAATAGAGAGCACCTAATACTGGGGTGCCTAGACGGCGAGTGCCCAGCGAGTGGGGCAGATGTAATAGATTAGCAGATGAGCCTCAGTTGTATAATGCTACTGGTTATTAGGTGAGAAAGCGCGTTGATGCTCCCCAACGTGTTTAACACCTTGCCCAACTCCTCCGCCTCCTCTGGGTCAAGCTTGTCTAAGATCCGCTTTGCCTCCAGCCTCTCCCTCTTCTTCTCAAGCTCCGCCTTTAGCTGAGACAGGGACTGGTTGACAGAGGCCATGCTCTTCTCCATGTCTAGGCAGGCTTGCCTAAGCCGCCTCTCCCTCTCCTGCAACCTCTTTATCTGCTCGTTGTACACGTCCATCCCTATGACTCCCTTTAGCAGCGCCTCCTCAAGCTTGTGGTAAGACTTGTCCAGCTCTCCTCTGGCCTTCTTCAACTCCTCAATCATCTTGTTAACTTCTCTGACCTTTATTTCGAAGAACTTGGGCAACGCCGAGACGTCTAAGTCCACGTACTCCCTAGTTATCTTAACCCTGGTGTTGGAAGTGTCTAGGTAGTACGTCTGCCCATTTGCGTCCTTTACCTCAAGCGAGACGAGCTTCTTCCTCTTTACGTCGAACTCCCCCTTCTCAGCCACGCCTATTAACAGAACTCCGCCAATGTAGACGGGCTTCCCTCTGACGGTGGGGAGCTTTACGTCCTTCTCCTTCTGCTTAGCGACAGCGCCGAAAAGCCTCCAAAACACGTAACACGCCGCACAGGTATTAATATAGCCAAGGTTCAAGATACGGTGTATACGCTTGAGCAACTACATGAGGAGATAAAGAGGTGTACAAGGTGTCCACTGCACAAGACTAGGCGCAACGCTGTCCCTGGCGAGGGGAGTGGAAGACTTGGCATAATGATAGTCGGCGAGGCGCCGGGCTCCAGCGAAGACGAGCAAGGCAGACCCTTCGTGGGAGCGGCGGGCAGTCTGTTGAACAAGACGTTGTCGACGCTAGGCGTAGAGAGGGGGGACCTCTATATTACAAACGTGGTGAAGTGCAGGCCGCCGGGAAACAGGACGCCTACGCGCGAGGAGGTGGCCGCCTGTCTACCATATCTACTGCGCCAGATAGAGATATTGAGGCCTAGGCGCATAATTGCGCTTGGCGCAGTAAGCGCCGGCGCACTCCTGGGGCTCATTGGGCGCCAAGTGGAAAGAGTTGGAGATGTGAGAGGCAAGTGTTTCCGTGGGAAAGTGGCGGGCGTTGACGTAGAGATCTGTGTGACATATCACCCAGCGGCAGTCCTTAGAAACCCAAGGCTTAGAGGGACGTTTGCAGAAGACTTGGCGGCTTTCCTAGGCGGGGGAGGGCTTGAGCGGTACTTCTAAAAAGTTTAATAGGTGTAGTATGTCCCGTGGACTTTCTGTGCGCTAGGCGCGGGTGCTCTGCCGAGGATCACCTGAAGGAGTTTGACTATGGGTCTAGCCGCTACGGCCTTGGACATGTCAAGAGGGCTCTGTTGAACCTCACCGCGGAGCAGATGGCGGTGTTGCAGAAGATCAGCGTCAACTGGGTTAATACGAAGAACCCCATCTACATGTTTCTCTCTGGGAGCGTCGTAGTTGACTGCATATGGGACGACAGTTTGTGCAAACACTTGGATGCCATTAGTAAATCCGGCGCCGCGGAGCGCCAGGGCTCCGCCTTCTACCTGCCTTACACGTTGCTCAGCGAGGAGGTGCTAGAGAACCTGCCCCTCCCCGAGCTGTCCGAGGAGGACTATGAGATCAAGAGACCCTACGTAGTAAGCCTCAAGGGCATAGCCGGTGAGGCGGACGTAGTTGAAGCATTGGCGTCTTTCTTCGAAAGGGCCTCGGTGTTTCTGGGGAGGAGGATTGCCAAGGTTGTGAGGAAGGTGCCATATGTGCCTCAACTCGCCAACAAATACACAGACAGGATTGATATACTCTTAAAGGGGGTTGACAACAGCTTGATCGGATTTAGCTACGTGGACGTGACTAAGACATACCACCTGGGGTTTACAGCTGCCAAAAATCTCTTGATGTATGGGCTCGACTACGTAGTCATACTCCACCCATATGTTGACCACGACTTTCACAAGGGCGTAGGTAATAGAATTAAGAACCGCTGGGACATCGCGGAGGTGGGCTACGCATCGGTGAATTTGATGGAGGAGGAGGTGCACATGTACAAATTGCCTAGGGCTAACAGGTACCTAAAGATGAGCCTCTCTGCGCAGAAGTACTCCAGCCTAATTAGGGACTACGTGGAGACGCTATGAGGACTTTTGAACGCGCCTATTCCATCCTCTTTGGCAAGTCTGCCAAGAACATAGCCGTCGTAGCAACGCTACTGCTGGCTCTACTGGCTACGATTGAGAGCTTGAGCCACCCACTTGCC contains:
- a CDS encoding Atg14 domain-containing protein — encoded protein: MFWRLFGAVAKQKEKDVKLPTVRGKPVYIGGVLLIGVAEKGEFDVKRKKLVSLEVKDANGQTYYLDTSNTRVKITREYVDLDVSALPKFFEIKVREVNKMIEELKKARGELDKSYHKLEEALLKGVIGMDVYNEQIKRLQERERRLRQACLDMEKSMASVNQSLSQLKAELEKKRERLEAKRILDKLDPEEAEELGKVLNTLGSINALSHLITSSIIQLRLIC
- the udg gene encoding type-4 uracil-DNA glycosylase; translated protein: MYTLEQLHEEIKRCTRCPLHKTRRNAVPGEGSGRLGIMIVGEAPGSSEDEQGRPFVGAAGSLLNKTLSTLGVERGDLYITNVVKCRPPGNRTPTREEVAACLPYLLRQIEILRPRRIIALGAVSAGALLGLIGRQVERVGDVRGKCFRGKVAGVDVEICVTYHPAAVLRNPRLRGTFAEDLAAFLGGGGLERYF